The genomic interval GGAGCACACCGCTTTTTTTTTGCTTCAATGCTGCTACGGCCACATCCGATGAGCGAAAGCGCCGATCAGCCCGCCGTTACCAGCCGCAGCGTCGCGCGCGGGCTCGGCACGACCGTACTGGCGCGGCTGGGCGCGGTGGTCGAAATCGTCGCGCAGCCGCTCTATGTCCTGATGTTCGGCCTCGCCGGCTATGGCCTCTATGCCGTGCTGTGGGCGGCGGTGAACCTGCTCGAGAATATCTTCGACCTCGGCATGACGAGCGCGATGCAGCGCACCGTTCCGCAGTCGGCGAGCGATGCCGAAGCGGCGGCGGCGCTGCGCACGGCGATGGTCTTCGGCGTCGGCCCGTGCATCCTCGTCGCGGCGCTGGTCGCGGTCTTCGCCGGGGAACTCGCCCCGCTGCTCAACGTCGCGGCGAAGGACCGCGACCTCGTCACGCCCGCCATCCGCATCTTCGTCTGGGCGCTGCCTTTATGGGCCTTTGTCGAGATCGCGACATCGGCGCTGCGCGCGCGCATGGTGTTCGGCGCCGAAATCCGCCTGCGCATCGTGTGGGAACAGGTGATGCGGCTGGTGTTTGCCGGCCTGTTCTTCGCGGGCGGGCTCGGCCTTAAGGGGCTTTTCATCGCGCATCTCTGTTCGCTGGCGGCTACAGCGGCGCTCAGTGTGCGCCTGCTCCGCCGCCATTTCGACTTTACCGAACTGCTCCGCGGCGGGCGCGGCAGCGGGGTGGAGCGCGACACCTTCTGGGCCGGTATCTCGATCCTGCCATCCAACATCATCGGCCGGCTGTTCGGCGATGCGCCGGCGCTGATCCTCAATATGCTGCTGCCCGGTGCCGCGGGCGCGGCGGCGGCGGGGCTGTTCACGATCGCGCGCAAGCTGTCGAGCGTCGTCCAGCTCGTCCGCATCGCCTTCACCTATGTGATGGCGCCGCTCGCCGCCAGCGCCGAACGCGAGGACCGGCGCCAGGTCGCCGACATCTATGCCTATGCCACGCGGCTGATCCTGGC from uncultured Sphingopyxis sp. carries:
- a CDS encoding oligosaccharide flippase family protein, which gives rise to MSESADQPAVTSRSVARGLGTTVLARLGAVVEIVAQPLYVLMFGLAGYGLYAVLWAAVNLLENIFDLGMTSAMQRTVPQSASDAEAAAALRTAMVFGVGPCILVAALVAVFAGELAPLLNVAAKDRDLVTPAIRIFVWALPLWAFVEIATSALRARMVFGAEIRLRIVWEQVMRLVFAGLFFAGGLGLKGLFIAHLCSLAATAALSVRLLRRHFDFTELLRGGRGSGVERDTFWAGISILPSNIIGRLFGDAPALILNMLLPGAAGAAAAGLFTIARKLSSVVQLVRIAFTYVMAPLAASAEREDRRQVADIYAYATRLILAIALPLAAVLAAGSASLLGLFGHGAQAAQAALVILLFARAAEAVLGISAPVLQVVAAFRHQLTASLFGVAVAIGSGWLIVGHVGPLTGVTLATAVGLVVMAAIPMIQLAITEKLHPFDPQFPAVALRGIAITLVAGTAAMLADLLPDALSLPLLVLIAAASIWAALRFALPLADRMSLGKTGRKLRLFEPEAA